CAACTCTTGCTCTAACGATTCGGCAAGCGTACGGATATCTACTTGCTCTGTCTCAGCACGTAAAGATAGCTGAATAACGGGAAATTGCGAAGGGTCAAACTTCATAAATCGCGGTGCATTTGCCCCATCTGGAACAGGCACTTGATCGATACGTTGCATGACATCCATTTGGATATCATCAATTTTAGTCGACCAGTCGAACATCAAAAAAATAAAATTTGATCCTTCTTGTGAAGACGACTGCATCGTTTTCAAGCCTGGTGAGGTCGATAAACTTTTCTCCAATGGTTTTGTAAGTTTCTCGCTCACTTCTATCGGAGATGCACCAGGATAACTCGTTACAACGACCGCAACAGGCGGGTTTAATTCCGGAATTAATGTCATTGGAATACGAAAAAACGAAACCGCTCCAAGTATAATGACTAAGAACATCGTTACAATTGTAAATACTGGCCTTTTGATTGAAAAGTCGCTTATTTTCATCGATATGTCCTTTCTACTAGCACTTTCTTTCATCATAATGAATGTCACCCGTTTGTTCAACCAAGATATTCCATTACATGACTCTGATATTGAAGGATGCATTGTCTTTTTTCTTGAAATTAAAAACCTAACGACATTAATTAAAAGATGTCGTTAGGTTTCCTCTTACAATAAACTATATAATTCAATATCAGGATTTCTATCATGGAACCAACGCATCGCGAATTCATTTTCGAATAAAAATACTAATTTATCATAACGATCCTTCACAAGCATTGCACGTTGTCCAGCCATCGATTCTTTCACGTCTTCCTCATTATGAATCCACCGCGCTACTTTTGACCCGATATTTTCCATCTGAACTTCCACGTTATATTCATTTTTCATCCGATGTTCAAATACTTCGAATTGTAATTGTCCAACTGCTCCTAGCAGCACCTCTTCTGTATGAAGTGTACGATAATATTGGATGGCACCTTCTTGAACAAGTTGTAAAATCCCTTTATGGAAATGCTTAGATTTCATGACGTTTTTCGCAGTGACTCTGACGAACAGTTCCGGAGTAAACTGCGGAAGCGCTGCAAACGAGAAGGAAGACTTTCCACCAATGACCGTATCGCCAATTTGATAATTGCCCGTATCATGTAGACCGATTATATCGCCAGCGACCGCTTCGTTCACCGTTTCTCTATCATCTGCAAGAAATTGTGTCGTTTGGGTTAATTTAAACGAACGAGAAAGTCTCGGTACTGTAACGGTCATTCCCCGGTTAAATGCACCGGATACGACACGGACAAAAGCAATTCTGTCGCGGTGTGCAGGGTTCATATTCGCTTGGATTTTAAAGATAAAACCCGAAAACTCTTCTGTTTGTGGATCTATCGCTACTTCCTCTGTCGTTAAACGGGATTGAGGCGACGGTGCAAATTGTAAAAAAGTTTCTAAGAAAGTTTGGACACCAAAGTTTGTTAAGGCACTTCCAAAAAATACAGGTGTTAACTCACCTTTGGCAACGCGTTCTTCAGAGAACTCATTCCCCGCTTCATTCAAAAGCATGATATCTTCTAACGCTTGCTCGTAATAAGAACTTTCCATCATAGGATGTGTATCCGCAAGCCCGCCGTCTTCATCTAATGCCAAGAAACGGTCTTCACCTTCAACTCGCGCCTGCTCGATTCGATTGTTAAAGCGATCGTAAATGCCGAGAAATTCTTTCCCCA
This window of the Sporosarcina ureilytica genome carries:
- a CDS encoding peptide chain release factor 3; its protein translation is MEHSITDEINARRTFAIISHPDAGKTTITEKLLYFGGAIRDAGTVKGRKTGKYATSDWMEIEKQRGISVTSSVMQFDYAGKRINILDTPGHEDFSEDTYRTLMAVDAAVMMIDVARGVEPQTIKLFKVCRMRGIPIFTFINKMDRQGKEPLDLMEELEEVLGIESYAMNWPIGMGKEFLGIYDRFNNRIEQARVEGEDRFLALDEDGGLADTHPMMESSYYEQALEDIMLLNEAGNEFSEERVAKGELTPVFFGSALTNFGVQTFLETFLQFAPSPQSRLTTEEVAIDPQTEEFSGFIFKIQANMNPAHRDRIAFVRVVSGAFNRGMTVTVPRLSRSFKLTQTTQFLADDRETVNEAVAGDIIGLHDTGNYQIGDTVIGGKSSFSFAALPQFTPELFVRVTAKNVMKSKHFHKGILQLVQEGAIQYYRTLHTEEVLLGAVGQLQFEVFEHRMKNEYNVEVQMENIGSKVARWIHNEEDVKESMAGQRAMLVKDRYDKLVFLFENEFAMRWFHDRNPDIELYSLL